In Arachis hypogaea cultivar Tifrunner chromosome 2, arahy.Tifrunner.gnm2.J5K5, whole genome shotgun sequence, a genomic segment contains:
- the LOC112755507 gene encoding protease Do-like 2, chloroplastic isoform X1, whose amino-acid sequence MAVAALSSFTSPLSSSTVKFRYSFYSNSSFFLKPLHCHCKISPSNPQPHHRHNHREQEVVGKKKKPRECKDERSGKGSVVGPQTAAYKSFGISKKDKESLIFDSKDQQVEPNNIQDSAFLNAVVKVYCTHTAPDYSLPWQKQRQYASTGSAFMIEGRKLITNAHCVEHDTQVKVKRRGDDRKYVAKVLARGVDCDIALLSVESDEFWRDVEPLRLGRLPHLQDSVTVVGYPLGGDTISVTKGVVSRIEVTSYAHGSSDLLGIQIDAAINPGNSGGPAFNDQGECIGVAFQVYRSEEAENIGYVIPSTVVSHFLIDYEKNGRYTGFPCLGVLIQKLENPALRACLKVQSNEGVLVRRVEPTSDANNVLKEGDVIVSFDDVRVGCEGTVPFRSNERIAFHFLISQKFAGDTAELGIIRAGEFMKTKIILNPRVHLVPFHIDGGQPSYLIIAGLVFTPLSEPLIEEECEDNWGLKLLAKARYSLARFKGEQLVILSQVLANEVNIGYEDMGNQQVLKFNGTRIKNIHHLAHLVDSCKDKYLCFEFEDSYVAVLDREAVAAASSSILTDYGIPLERSSDLSKPYVDTPEGDQPSGKEYSDSPVSNYEIGFDGLLWA is encoded by the exons ATGGCGGTTGCAGCACTTTCCAGCTTCACTTCGCCGTTATCATCTTCCACCGTTAAATTCCGTTACTCCTTCTACTCAAATTCTTCGTTCTTCCTTAAACCCCTTCACTGCCACTGCAAGATCTCACCTTCCAATCCTCAACCTCATCATAGACATAATCATCGAGAA CAGGAAGTtgtagggaagaagaagaagccaagGGAATGTAAAGATGAAAGGTCTGGTAAAGGGAGTGTGGTTGGACCCCAAACAGCTGCTTATAAGTCCTTTGGCATTTCTAAGAAAGATAAGGAGTCGTTGATATTTGACTCCAAGGATCAACAG GTTGAACCAAATAACATACAAGACTCTGCCTTCCTTAATGCTGTTGTGAAG GTTTACTGCACTCATACTGCTCCAGATTACTCACTTCCTTGGCAAAAACAGCGACAATACGCAAGTACTGGAAG TGCATTTATGATTGAAGGTAGGAAACTAATAACCAATGCACATTGTGTGGAACATGATACACAG GTTAAAGTCAAGAGAAGAGGGGATGATAGAAAATACGTGGCTAAG GTTTTAGCCAGAGGTGTTGATTGTGATATAGCTTTGCTTTCAGTAGAAAGTGATGAATTCTGGAGAGATGTGGAACCTCTCAGATTAGGACGATTGCCGCATCTTCAG GATTCTGTTACTGTGGTGGGATATCCACTTGGAGGAGACACAATTTCAGTGACAAAGGGAGTTGTATCTCGCATTGAG GTCACATCATATGCTCATGGATCGTCTGATTTGTTGGGTATTCAAATTGATGCTGCAATAAATCCTG GCAACAGCGGTGGCCCAGCATTCAATGACCAAGGGGAGTGCATTGGTGTGGCATTTCAG GTCTACAGATCTGAAGAAGCCGAGAATATTGGTTATGTCATTCCATCGACAGTTGTTTCCCATTTTCTGATTGACTATGAAAAGAATGGCAGATACACCG GTTTCCCATGCCTTGGTGTACTAATACAGAAGCTGGAGAATCCTGCACTACGAGCATGTCTAAAAGTACAGTCTAATGAG GGTGTGTTGGTACGCAGAGTTGAGCCAACTTCTGATGCAAATAATGTATTAAAAGAG GGTGATGTTATTGTCAGCTTTGATGATGTTCGTGTTGGTTGTGAGGGAACAGTTCCATTCCGATCAAATGAACGAATTGCGTTTCACTTCCTCATTAGTCAAAA ATTTGCAGGTGATACTGCAGAGCTTGGTATCATCAGAGCAGGGGAatttatgaaaaccaaaattatttTGAATCCACGAGTTCACTTG GTTCCTTTCCACATTGATGGAGGTCAGCCTTCCTATCTAATAATCGCCGGTTTAGTATTCACACCCCTCTCAGAGCCATTGATAGA GGAAGAATGTGAAGACAATTGGGGG CTGAAGTTATTGGCGAAAGCGCGCTATTCATTGGCAAGATTTAAAGGTGAACAGCTAGTAATCCTTTCACAG GTCTTAGCAAATGAAGTCAACATTGGTTATGAAGATATGGGCAATCAACAG GTTTTGAAATTCAACGGAACTCGTATTAAAAACATTCATCACCTAGCACACCTCGTTGATT CATGCAAGGACAAGTATCTATGTTTCGAATTCGAAGATAGCTATGTTGCTGTTTTGGATAGGGAGGCTGTTGCTGCAGCTTCATCCTCCATTCTTACAGATTATGGTATTCCATTGGAAAGATCTTCTGATCTTTCGAAACCATACGTGGATACGCCAGAAGGCGACCAACCGTCTGGCAAGGAATACAGCGATAGCCCAGTTTCAAATTACGAAATCGGTTTTGATGGACTTCTCTGGGCGTAA
- the LOC112755564 gene encoding uncharacterized protein — MCLFSLMAELNKKTQAMLKLIEQDADSFAQRAEMYYKKRPELLSLVEDFYKTHRLLAERYDQIRPDTGARLLKVGGSPFASPSCKLQKAVSFADSGYDDSNSESCDVEDEFMESEVDDPEHEDDVRSVASSDKVMMKIKKEIQNKGDKDQIKKKDSICEEIVMLKEEIERLKEENKAQKDQIRQKDIICGEVMMLRRENERFREENRVQKEELKQKGNLVCKEKIERLEEENRELVEKLKLKVPACVELIELRKEIRKLKEENRAKEDQINQKDSVCAEITVLRKEIQILREENRAKEDQLKQKDSFLDELMVLSKGFGEENRLLKEKLELKDAMCDEVMVLRKEIERLREDNREKEDQLKQKSSICDEVMVLQKEIEGLREENRTKQDQLKYKDAICIKIMTLSEETEKLRVENIALKDLLKKKDNIYDEVSVMLREEIEELQIENKTQKTHLKQKDEEKMGVIRHLSLAIDLLKQENVKMRSFISKELEKKWNNPFNKLFNRASKNQTSVMPI, encoded by the coding sequence ATGTGTTTGTTTTCTTTAATGGCAGAACTGAACAAGAAGACACAGGCAATGCTCAAATTAATTGAACAAGATGCAGATTCATTCGCGCAACGCGCAGAGATGTATTACAAGAAGAGGCCAGAGCTTTTAAGCCTTGTTGAAGATTTCTATAAAACACATCGCTTGTTAGCCGAGCGGTACGATCAGATCAGGCCAGACACTGGAGCTCGGCTACTGAAGGTTGGAGGGTCGCCTTTTGCCTCTCCAAGTTGTAAATTACAGAAGGCAGTGAGTTTTGCAGATAGTGGTTATGATGATAGCAATTCCGAGAGTTGTGATGTAGAGGACGAGTTTATGGAATCCGAAGTTGATGATCCTGAGCACGAGGATGATGTTCGTTCTGTGGCGTCAAGCGATAAAGTGATGAtgaagataaagaaagaaattcaGAACAAGGGTGATAAGGATCAAATCAAGAAGAAAGATTCCATTTGTGAAGAAATTGTGATGTTGAAAGAAGAAATCGAAAGACTCAAGGAAGAGAATAAAGCACAGAAGGATCAAATTAGGCAGAAAGATATAATCTGTGGTGAAGTAATGATGTTGAGGAGAGAAAACGAAAGATTCAGAGAAGAGAATCGAGTGCAGAAGGAAGAACTAAAGCAGAAAGGTAACTTGGTGTGCAAGGAAAAGATTGAGAGACTTGAAGAAGAGAATAGAGAACTTGTGGAGAAGCTTAAGCTGAAAGTTCCTGCCTGTGTTGAATTAATAGAGTTgagaaaagaaattagaaaactaaaagaagagaatagagcaAAGGAGGATCAAATCAACCAGAAAGATTCCGTTTGTGCTGAAATAACGGTGTTGAGGAAAGAAATACAAATTCTCAGAGAAGAGAATAGAGCAAAGGAAGATCAACTGAAGCAGAAAGATAGCTTTCTTGACGAACTAATGGTGTTGAGTAaaggatttggagaagagaatCGGTTGTTGAAGGAAAAACTCGAGCTGAAAGATGCTATGTGTGATGAAGTTATGGTGttgaggaaagaaatagaaagactcagagaagataatagagaAAAGGAGGATCAACTCAAGCAGAAAAGTAGCATTTGTGATGAAGTAATGGTTTTGCAGAAAGAAATTGAAGGGCTCAGAGAAGAGAATAGAACAAAACAGGATCAGCTGAAGTACAAAGATGCAATTTGTATCAAAATAATGACTTTGAGTGAAGAAACAGAGAAACTCAGAGTAGAGAATATAGCTCTGAAGGATCTGCTAAAGAAGAAAGATAACATCTATGATGAAGTATCAGTGATGCTGAGGGAAGAAATTGAAGAACTTCAAATAGAGAATAAGACACAAAAGACTCATTTGAAGCAgaaagatgaagagaagatgggagTGATTAGGCACCTAAGTTTAGCAATAGATTTGCTTAAGCAAGAGAATGTGAAGATGAGAAGCTTCATTTCCAAGGAACTTGAAAAGAAATGGAACAACCCTTTTAATAAATTGTTCAATAGAGCCTCTAAGAATCAAACTAGTGTTATGCCAATTTAG
- the LOC112755551 gene encoding sodium/hydrogen exchanger 1: MMMALNSSLGVMKLEMFSSSPDSTSVDSITLFVLLLCACVLIGHLLEKSRWMTESVVALIIGLFTGTIILMTTRGKSSHILVFDEELFFIYLLPPIIFNAGFQVKKKQFFRNFLAIILYGVIGSLISFLIVSLGSLQLFKTLDLDLMGLADYFALGAVFSATDSVCTLQVLNQEETPLLYSLVFGEGVVNDATSVVLFNAIQKFDLSHITSVNVLQFIGNFFYLFLTSTFLGVVVGLLSAYIIKKLYFGRHSTDREIALMILMAYFSYMLAELLDLSGILTVFFCGIVMSHYTWHNVTESSRITSRHAFATFSFVSEIFIFLYVGMDALDMEKWRFASNSPWTLLGACGILLCLVLLGRAAFVFPLSFIANLFRKSKADKIAFKQQVVIWWAGLMRGAVSIALAYNKFTRKGHTQLQGNAIMITSTITVVLFTNVVGGLLTKPLIRSLLVGNSMSSDSFSSKTLPLLSSRQESESNIDTGNPIDSSQVVHHYWRRFDDRFMRPMFGGRGFVPVVPSSPTEGSSLH; encoded by the exons ATGATGATGGCTTTGAATTCAAGCTTAGGTGTTATGAAATTGGAGATGTTTTCGTCGTCGCCGGATTCAACCTCTGTGGATTCCATAACTctgtttgtgcttcttctttgtgCTTGCGTTCTCATTGGCCATCTTCTAGAAAAGAGTCGATGGATGACTGAGTCAGTTGTTGCCCTAATTATT GGTCTTTTCACCGGAACCATAATTCTAATGACAACTAGGGGGAAAAGTTCGCACATTTTGGTGTTCGATGAGGagcttttctttatttatcttcTTCCGCCAATTATATTCAATGCAGG GTTTCAAGTGAAAAAGAAACAATTCTTTCGGAACTTTTTGGCCATTATTTTGTATGGTGTTATTGGAAGTTTAATATCATTTCTCATCGTATCTCTTG GTTCCTTACAGTTGTTCAAAACATTGGATCTGGATTTGATGGGCTTGGCAGATTATTTTG CACTCGGAGCTGTATTCTCAGCGACAGATTCTGTGTGCACATTACAG GTGCTTAATCAGGAAGAGACACCTCTCCTATATAGTCTAGTTTTCGGTGAAGGCGTGGTCAATGATGCAACTTCCGTGGTTCTTTTTAACGCAATCCAGAAATTCGACCTCTCACATATCACCTCAGTCAATGTCTTGCAGTTCATCggcaatttcttttatttattcctgACAAGCACTTTCCTGGGAGTAGTG GTTGGCTTGCTCAGTGCTTACATTATAAAGAAGTTGTACTTTGGCAG GCATTCAACTGACAGAGAAATCGCACTTATGATCCTGATGGCTTACTTCTCTTATATGTTGGCTGAA CTTCTTGATTTGAGTGGGATCCTTACTGTGTTCTTTTGTGGAATTGTCATGTCACACTATACCTGGCATAATGTTACCGAAAGTTCTAGGATCACAAGCAG GCATGCTTTTGCAACCTTTTCTTTCGTGTCCGAGATTTTCATCTTCTTGTATGTTGGTATGGATGCCTTGGACATGGAGAAGTGGAGATTCGCCAGCAATAG TCCATGGACATTACTTGGGGCCTGTGGAATACTGCTTTGCTTGGTTCTGCTCGGAAGGGCCGCTTTCGTGTTCCCCCTTTCATTCATAGCTAATTTGTTCAGGAAATCCAAGGCTGATAAGATTGCATTCAAGCAGCAG GTTGTAATATGGTGGGCCGGGCTCATGCGAGGCGCTGTATCCATTGCACTTGCATATAATAAG TTTACTAGAAAGGGGCATACTCAACTGCAAGGGAATGCTATCATGATCACCAGCACCATCACAGTTGTTCTATTCACTAATGTG GTGGGTGGATTACTAACCAAGCCTCTGATAAGGTCATTGCTTGTTGGGAACTCAATGTCATCTGACTCATTTTCTTCCAAGACACTGCCACTTCTCTCAAGTAGACAAGAATCAGAATCCAACATAGATACCGGCAACCCCATCGATTCAAGCCAAGTTGTCCACCATTATTGGAGAAGGTTCGACGACAGGTTCATGCGTCCGATGTTCGGAGGCAGAGGGTTTGTACCTGTCGttccaagttcacctacagaaggTAGTAGTCTACATTAG
- the LOC112755517 gene encoding TATA box-binding protein-associated factor RNA polymerase I subunit B codes for MADIDPHTLTCHACGNVGLVDGDDGFFYCNRCGSRSEDVVDTAVDDNDLYKSGGASAGIYLASQQRYRTSTVGIKAEPISQYDSQSVLLRNLGLDDDDNQTPGRSNAVEVKREEENYAPLFGDIHSVPEDFADVAGANVLSFEDYQNEVRMRYVLGLQIMVQLQCEALVKEFKVTPLICGLMQPIWLRFVFGTGVFNDDWADQVIHDSEMQHEEEEPKDRKTRAKYRDEPYNLYGQRAVMIWFRALKKRIPPSCTLAVSFLACHVAREPVLPSDLIKGTLEGKIPYISAFVEIEKRLGRPSSACPISSSVMFKPQRVLMVLKLETFAASIAQFIGLELPPVNFFGIARRYLQRLSLPSEKILPHVSRIYEWAMPPDLWLSLSERHFKLPIHVCVMSILVVAIRMLFNINGSGEWEKSLSNKGNTKDNGEKGTAFSSRDRPNSSEEDSDKDKMKQQENELDTSGLLQHLQAIYNDLADIQDYSKDLSTYLKHCRDVIFAGSEASYGNYEEEKMIEYLWNFYMNEKDTKPSVHGEQSNRSLNQTRSRDNASVGRTSQRERTSKEHSNQPSLNDATSLENHLPENVDKDDGDNDKDNDSSKSFRGRDESDSNAHSSEKPHVKEAIARMKLDMEENRFYYIPPIVKKKRRHNYLHYVRKIDEGALEYVAHADYYILLRACARVAQVDVRIMHTGVLKLERRLAWLEEQIDECLQLKPEKISCKFCSDAAPENESDDVPGLSDLDI; via the exons ATGGCTGATATTGATCCCCACACCTTGACCTGCCACGCCTGCGGAAACGTCGGCCTCGTCGACGGCGATGACGGATTTTTCTACTGCAACCGCTGCGGTTCCCGCTCTGAGGATGTTGTCGACACCGCCGTCGACGATAACGATCTCTACAAAAGCGGCGGCGCCTCCGCCGGCATATACCTCGCCAGCCAGCAGCGCTATCGAACTTCAACTGTCGGAATCAAAGCGGAGCCAATCTCCCAGTACGACTCACAATCGGTTCTCCTCCGCAACCTCGGGTTGGACGACGACGACAACCAAACCCCTGGCCGGAGCAACGCCGTCGAGGTGAAGAGAGAGGAGGAGAATTACGCTCCGCTTTTCGGCGATATTCACTCTGTTCCCGAAGATTTTGCTGACGTGGctggcgccaatgttctgagctTTGAGGATTACCAGAATGAAGTTAGGATGAGGTACGTGTTAGGGTTGCAGATTATGGTTCAACTTCAGTGTGAGGCGTTGGTTAAGGAGTTCAAGGTTACGCCTTTGATTTGCGGGTTGATGCAGCCCATTTGGTTGAGGTTCGTGTTCGGAACTGGTGTCTTCAATGATGATTGGGCTGATCAAGTTATCCATGACTCTGAGATGCAGCATGAAGAAG AAGAACCCAAAGATCGTAAGACACGGGCTAAATACAGAGATGAACCCTACAATTTATATGGTCAGCGTGCCGTGATGATATGGTTCAGGGCCTTAAAGAAAAGGATTCCACCATCCTGTACTCTTGCTGTTTCTTTTCTGGCATGTCATGTTGCAAGGGAACCTGTCCTGCCATCTGATTTAATCAAGGGGACACTGGAAGGGAAGATTCCGTATATTTCTGCATTTGTTGAAATTGAAAAGCGTCTTGGACGGCCATCAAGTGCATGCCCTATTAGTTCAAGTGTGATGTTCAAGCCTCAGCGAGTTCTTATGGTGCTGAAACTAGAAACATTTGCTGCATCAATTGCTCAGTTCATAGGCTTGGAGTTACCTCCTGTGAATTTCTTTGGAATAGCACGTCGATATCTTCAGAGATTATCTCTTCCTTCTGAAAAGATTCTTCCTCATGTAAGCCGCATATATGAATGGGCCATGCCTCCAGATTTGTGGTTATCCTTATCCGAAAGACATTTTAAGCTACCTATTCATGTTTGTGTGATGTCAATTCTGGTTGTAGCAATAAGAATGTTGTTTAACATAAATGGTTCGGGAGAATGGGAGAAAAGTTTGTCCAACAAAGGTAATACCAAAGACAATGGTGAGAAGGGTACAGCTTTTTCCTCCCGTGATAGACCTAATTCTAGTGAAGAAGATTCGGATAAAGACAAAATGAAACAACAGGAAAATGAATTAGACACTTCAGGACTTCTCCAACACCTTCAAGCAATATATAATGATCTTGCAGATATCCAAG ATTATTCAAAAGACCTGTCAACATATCTCAAACACTGTAGGGATGTTATCTTTGCTGGGTCAGAGGCGTCATATGGGAATTACGAAGAAGAAAAGATGATAGAGTACTTATGGAACTTTTATATGAATGAAAAG GATACTAAGCCTTCAGTACATGGAGAACAATCTAACAGGTCTCTTAATCAAACAAGGTCGAGGGATAATGCATCGGTTGGTAGGACATCTCAGAGGGAGAGGACAAGTAAAGAACATTCTAATCAGCCATCTCTTAATGACGCCACCAGCCTTGAAAATCATTTGCCTGAAAATGTGGATAAAGATGATGGGGACAATGACAAGGACAATGATTCCTCAAAGAGTTTTAGAGGCCGTGATGAATCAGATTCCAATGCGCACAGTTCAGAAAAACCTCATGTCAAGGAAGCCATTGCACGGATGAAGTtagacatggaggagaatagGTTCTACTATATACCACCTATTGTCAAGAAGAAAAGACGACACAATTATCTTCACTATGTGAGGAAGATAGATGAAGGTGCCTTGGAGTATGTTGCTCATGCTGATTACTACATCCTGCTTCGGGCTTGCGCTAGGGTCGCACAAGTTGACGTTCGGATTATGCATACTGGTGTGTTGAAGCTCGAAAGAAGACTTGCTTGGTTAGAGGAACAGATCGACGAATGCTTGCAGTTGAAACCAGAGAAAATTTCGTGCAAGTTCTGCAGTGATGCGGCCCCTGAAAATGAATCTGATGATGTACCTGGGCTGTCAGATTTGGatatttga
- the LOC112755507 gene encoding protease Do-like 2, chloroplastic isoform X2, which yields MAVAALSSFTSPLSSSTVKFRYSFYSNSSFFLKPLHCHCKISPSNPQPHHRHNHREEVVGKKKKPRECKDERSGKGSVVGPQTAAYKSFGISKKDKESLIFDSKDQQVEPNNIQDSAFLNAVVKVYCTHTAPDYSLPWQKQRQYASTGSAFMIEGRKLITNAHCVEHDTQVKVKRRGDDRKYVAKVLARGVDCDIALLSVESDEFWRDVEPLRLGRLPHLQDSVTVVGYPLGGDTISVTKGVVSRIEVTSYAHGSSDLLGIQIDAAINPGNSGGPAFNDQGECIGVAFQVYRSEEAENIGYVIPSTVVSHFLIDYEKNGRYTGFPCLGVLIQKLENPALRACLKVQSNEGVLVRRVEPTSDANNVLKEGDVIVSFDDVRVGCEGTVPFRSNERIAFHFLISQKFAGDTAELGIIRAGEFMKTKIILNPRVHLVPFHIDGGQPSYLIIAGLVFTPLSEPLIEEECEDNWGLKLLAKARYSLARFKGEQLVILSQVLANEVNIGYEDMGNQQVLKFNGTRIKNIHHLAHLVDSCKDKYLCFEFEDSYVAVLDREAVAAASSSILTDYGIPLERSSDLSKPYVDTPEGDQPSGKEYSDSPVSNYEIGFDGLLWA from the exons ATGGCGGTTGCAGCACTTTCCAGCTTCACTTCGCCGTTATCATCTTCCACCGTTAAATTCCGTTACTCCTTCTACTCAAATTCTTCGTTCTTCCTTAAACCCCTTCACTGCCACTGCAAGATCTCACCTTCCAATCCTCAACCTCATCATAGACATAATCATCGAGAA GAAGTtgtagggaagaagaagaagccaagGGAATGTAAAGATGAAAGGTCTGGTAAAGGGAGTGTGGTTGGACCCCAAACAGCTGCTTATAAGTCCTTTGGCATTTCTAAGAAAGATAAGGAGTCGTTGATATTTGACTCCAAGGATCAACAG GTTGAACCAAATAACATACAAGACTCTGCCTTCCTTAATGCTGTTGTGAAG GTTTACTGCACTCATACTGCTCCAGATTACTCACTTCCTTGGCAAAAACAGCGACAATACGCAAGTACTGGAAG TGCATTTATGATTGAAGGTAGGAAACTAATAACCAATGCACATTGTGTGGAACATGATACACAG GTTAAAGTCAAGAGAAGAGGGGATGATAGAAAATACGTGGCTAAG GTTTTAGCCAGAGGTGTTGATTGTGATATAGCTTTGCTTTCAGTAGAAAGTGATGAATTCTGGAGAGATGTGGAACCTCTCAGATTAGGACGATTGCCGCATCTTCAG GATTCTGTTACTGTGGTGGGATATCCACTTGGAGGAGACACAATTTCAGTGACAAAGGGAGTTGTATCTCGCATTGAG GTCACATCATATGCTCATGGATCGTCTGATTTGTTGGGTATTCAAATTGATGCTGCAATAAATCCTG GCAACAGCGGTGGCCCAGCATTCAATGACCAAGGGGAGTGCATTGGTGTGGCATTTCAG GTCTACAGATCTGAAGAAGCCGAGAATATTGGTTATGTCATTCCATCGACAGTTGTTTCCCATTTTCTGATTGACTATGAAAAGAATGGCAGATACACCG GTTTCCCATGCCTTGGTGTACTAATACAGAAGCTGGAGAATCCTGCACTACGAGCATGTCTAAAAGTACAGTCTAATGAG GGTGTGTTGGTACGCAGAGTTGAGCCAACTTCTGATGCAAATAATGTATTAAAAGAG GGTGATGTTATTGTCAGCTTTGATGATGTTCGTGTTGGTTGTGAGGGAACAGTTCCATTCCGATCAAATGAACGAATTGCGTTTCACTTCCTCATTAGTCAAAA ATTTGCAGGTGATACTGCAGAGCTTGGTATCATCAGAGCAGGGGAatttatgaaaaccaaaattatttTGAATCCACGAGTTCACTTG GTTCCTTTCCACATTGATGGAGGTCAGCCTTCCTATCTAATAATCGCCGGTTTAGTATTCACACCCCTCTCAGAGCCATTGATAGA GGAAGAATGTGAAGACAATTGGGGG CTGAAGTTATTGGCGAAAGCGCGCTATTCATTGGCAAGATTTAAAGGTGAACAGCTAGTAATCCTTTCACAG GTCTTAGCAAATGAAGTCAACATTGGTTATGAAGATATGGGCAATCAACAG GTTTTGAAATTCAACGGAACTCGTATTAAAAACATTCATCACCTAGCACACCTCGTTGATT CATGCAAGGACAAGTATCTATGTTTCGAATTCGAAGATAGCTATGTTGCTGTTTTGGATAGGGAGGCTGTTGCTGCAGCTTCATCCTCCATTCTTACAGATTATGGTATTCCATTGGAAAGATCTTCTGATCTTTCGAAACCATACGTGGATACGCCAGAAGGCGACCAACCGTCTGGCAAGGAATACAGCGATAGCCCAGTTTCAAATTACGAAATCGGTTTTGATGGACTTCTCTGGGCGTAA